From Candidatus Bathyarchaeia archaeon, a single genomic window includes:
- a CDS encoding N-6 DNA methylase, which translates to MSEVVNKLWGFCNTLRHDGIGYGDYIEQLTYLLFLKIAEEKEIKLPEECDWATLRRKSGTDLLDSYANVLKTLSVQDGVLGDIFAGSLSRFREPVNLKKLIGMIDETQWSALDVDVKADAYEGLLQKYAAEQKGAGQYFTPRAAIRAVVRCIKPDIREKKDFTIHDPALGTAGFLIGAYEWMMQETNEGALLSREDRERLQNRTFSGGELVQDTRRLGLMNLFLHEIRAEVYYGDSLGEGPHTSKRYDVVLTNPPFGSKGAGEAPDRADFTVRTANKQLNFLQHVMNILKPGGRAAIVLPDNVLFSENANKVVKLLTTDCELHTILRLPVGTFTPYSSGVKANILFFRRGLPTKETWIYDMRTNWEKVTIRHPLTVDHFKDFIASYVAKPRKESERFQRRSIEQVRERDYNLDIAWLKEASEGDVEEAAEPSELVAEALTHLETAVDSLTELSLKLSNGKGSENEK; encoded by the coding sequence CTGAGTGAAGTCGTCAACAAGCTATGGGGATTCTGCAACACCCTGAGACACGACGGGATAGGGTATGGAGATTACATCGAACAGCTCACATACCTGCTCTTCCTCAAGATTGCGGAAGAGAAGGAAATCAAACTCCCTGAGGAGTGCGACTGGGCCACCCTTAGACGAAAGTCGGGAACAGACCTTCTCGACTCCTACGCGAATGTGCTGAAGACGCTCTCGGTACAGGATGGTGTCCTCGGTGACATCTTCGCTGGATCACTCTCAAGATTCCGGGAGCCGGTCAACCTGAAGAAGCTGATTGGCATGATCGATGAAACTCAGTGGTCGGCACTTGATGTCGACGTCAAGGCCGATGCCTACGAAGGCCTCCTCCAGAAGTATGCAGCTGAGCAAAAGGGGGCCGGGCAATACTTTACTCCGAGAGCCGCCATCAGAGCCGTCGTCCGCTGTATCAAACCCGACATCCGAGAGAAGAAGGACTTCACAATCCACGATCCTGCCCTCGGAACCGCAGGCTTCCTAATCGGAGCCTACGAATGGATGATGCAGGAGACTAACGAAGGTGCCCTCCTCTCAAGGGAGGACAGGGAAAGGCTGCAGAACAGGACCTTTTCGGGCGGCGAGCTTGTCCAGGATACACGCAGGCTGGGGCTGATGAACCTCTTCCTCCACGAAATCCGCGCCGAAGTCTACTACGGCGACAGCTTGGGCGAGGGACCCCATACCTCCAAGCGATACGACGTAGTTTTGACAAATCCCCCATTCGGATCGAAGGGGGCAGGAGAGGCGCCGGACCGGGCCGACTTCACTGTAAGGACCGCCAACAAGCAACTCAACTTCCTCCAGCACGTGATGAACATCTTGAAGCCAGGCGGGAGGGCCGCAATTGTTCTCCCTGACAACGTCCTCTTCTCCGAGAATGCTAACAAGGTGGTCAAGCTACTTACTACAGATTGCGAACTCCACACCATACTCCGCCTGCCGGTTGGGACATTCACTCCTTATTCGTCCGGTGTCAAAGCGAACATTCTTTTCTTCAGAAGGGGTCTTCCAACTAAAGAGACATGGATCTACGACATGAGGACGAACTGGGAGAAAGTAACCATAAGACATCCATTGACCGTAGACCACTTCAAAGATTTCATAGCCTCTTACGTTGCCAAGCCGCGCAAGGAATCTGAACGCTTCCAGAGGCGTTCGATTGAACAAGTTAGAGAACGCGATTACAACCTCGATATCGCTTGGCTGAAAGAAGCGTCAGAGGGCGACGTTGAAGAGGCTGCCGAGCCCTCCGAACTTGTAGCAGAAGCGCTAACCCACCTTGAGACCGCAGTCGACTCGCTGACCGAACTATCATTGAAGCTGAGCAATGGGAAGGGTTCCGAGAATGAGAAATGA
- a CDS encoding restriction endonuclease subunit S, with amino-acid sequence MRNETIPAGWARAELGDVVTPVRQQVTPAEQPNTYFNYLSIENVASGSGRLVNFRPTIGRDIRSAKYRFTPKDLLYSKLRPYLNKVHLPSFNGISATDLVPLRPSDGISREYIAYYLRTQAVVEYAREHVRGIQLPRLPMNDLLSLRLRIPPTKEQVRIVFKIEELFNHLEAARQALNKVPSLMQQFRRSVLAKAFRGELTERDSGNGSAVELLERVKLARRKKWEDQLGVRGSRNYSEPVGPDTTSLPVYPREWSLASLQQIAFVERGKFSFRPRNDKRFYGGKHPFIQTGDISNSSGRIRSFKQTLNDSGLAISKMFKRGTIMVAIAANIGDSAILEFDGCAPDSVVGITCVEPILPEYVEFYIRTRRSDLERFAPATAQKNINLRILNPLAIPIPPIAEQERIIRRISEGLATADLVEAQTRDTSNKLESLMESILVQAFHGELVPQDPNDEPAEGLLARLKVSSAV; translated from the coding sequence ATGAGAAATGAAACGATACCTGCTGGCTGGGCACGGGCTGAGCTTGGAGACGTCGTCACCCCAGTGCGCCAGCAAGTGACGCCGGCTGAACAACCGAATACTTATTTCAATTATCTCTCAATTGAAAATGTCGCGTCTGGTTCTGGGCGGCTCGTAAATTTCAGACCTACAATTGGACGCGACATACGGAGTGCTAAGTACAGGTTCACCCCCAAAGACTTGCTCTACAGCAAACTCCGACCATATCTCAATAAGGTTCACTTGCCAAGTTTCAATGGGATCAGCGCGACGGATTTGGTCCCGTTGCGCCCATCCGATGGAATCTCACGAGAATACATTGCTTACTATCTGAGAACCCAAGCTGTCGTCGAGTACGCCCGAGAGCATGTGCGGGGCATACAACTCCCGAGGCTTCCAATGAACGACCTACTTTCCCTCAGGTTACGAATACCTCCGACTAAAGAACAAGTTCGAATCGTGTTCAAAATCGAAGAACTCTTCAATCATCTGGAAGCCGCAAGGCAGGCTCTCAACAAAGTTCCGTCTTTGATGCAACAGTTCCGCCGGTCTGTCTTGGCGAAGGCGTTCCGAGGGGAGCTGACGGAGCGCGACTCGGGGAATGGATCAGCAGTCGAACTCCTCGAGAGGGTCAAACTGGCCCGGAGAAAGAAGTGGGAGGATCAACTTGGAGTCAGAGGTAGTCGCAACTACAGTGAACCAGTTGGGCCAGACACGACTTCGCTACCGGTCTACCCCCGAGAGTGGTCGTTAGCGAGCTTACAGCAGATTGCGTTTGTCGAGAGGGGCAAGTTTTCATTTAGACCTAGAAACGACAAAAGGTTCTACGGCGGAAAACATCCTTTCATCCAGACAGGTGACATTTCGAACTCTAGCGGCAGGATACGAAGCTTCAAGCAGACTCTGAACGACAGTGGGTTAGCGATTAGCAAGATGTTCAAGCGCGGGACAATTATGGTCGCCATCGCCGCAAACATCGGCGATTCCGCTATCTTGGAATTTGATGGCTGCGCTCCTGACAGTGTGGTGGGCATTACTTGCGTCGAACCCATCCTCCCCGAATACGTTGAATTCTACATACGTACGAGGCGGTCTGATCTTGAGAGATTCGCCCCTGCAACGGCGCAGAAGAATATCAATCTCAGGATTCTCAATCCCCTGGCTATCCCGATACCTCCAATCGCCGAACAAGAGCGAATCATACGGAGAATCTCTGAAGGTCTCGCAACAGCTGACCTCGTTGAGGCTCAAACCAGAGATACTTCAAATAAGTTAGAATCGCTCATGGAGTCAATCCTCGTCCAAGCCTTCCACGGCGAACTCGTTCCTCAGGACCCGAACGACGAGCCTGCGGAGGGGCTTCTCGCCCGATTGAAGGTGAGCTCAGCTGTCTGA
- a CDS encoding bifunctional DNA primase/polymerase — protein sequence MSRETILEVARRYSAQGLNVIPLQSKSKQPAVDWKVYQTSRFADFDRFSEASNIGVVCGAISNNLVVLDFEDMETFEKWFPDEDKRDKLLRETLVVRSGSGRGIHVYLFNDSAVKTRRGHEEGIIDMDVQGEGTIVVMPPSIHPSGGQYEIISETTNIMSVRGLEATVMERFAEFGLRKSGITVPQAIKGVKEGSRHTAALKIANFLIHVSKLDSTSTLSMLKVWAEKCDPPYTDLRDLERVVEDAVNYSPGGQTPLEPIPDIVRKEAERILEAPSPLLELRRVLDHVIVREIRNKLYVFIVLLSGLRNDAGEKQIVVLKGEPGGGKSHLANVLTGPFKTKKIARFSEHGLDYSNLSNFNILYIQEMLGLENDQKMGISTVRFLSGDDQGYTIEVAAKDPETGQMGTVQRTIPSMSMITTSTVVHLERQFERRTHIINVDESADTTREVIHYKAQRESEKLQVLTGEKKPLRTDLLLRALIELLQDSDIIVTTAETLGEILDTKVLRARGDYDKVLVLTKLIALLHYRQRPYALVGGRRVIFTLPQDAYYALQIGRDPILSMATGLEKRLRDVLPELEKLRSFETIFRTRSTTENVSGFTASDLAEHIGVGDKRALQLLHAFEEQGIVNVSSTHGRTYIWKVRISPEEMELKLKAKEIFDVSPELRAKLENEARNYFAQNKQLAVPAGALRIIPEDWFDRPTGTLTDYTVEARDWSVFRNPIAKYELWDFDSTPEAEDRLKDIVTGSWKAEALKGYEEARDRLRKEFIGNGPRSEDGLWHSVKQLDWTYSKIKNLQAKSGRGQDDTSEDKFMLGLTLFLVDMALRELDPYSWPPTLNMVTTSHTRLRKALAYLRGAFQLFDANYLSVSLEVEAIPNKEYNMRTPTIWKELRDAVVGIGAYLRREDQIP from the coding sequence ATGAGCAGAGAAACGATTCTTGAAGTCGCGCGGCGGTACAGTGCCCAAGGGCTGAACGTCATTCCCCTTCAATCCAAGTCGAAACAACCAGCCGTTGACTGGAAGGTGTACCAGACCTCAAGGTTCGCTGACTTCGATAGGTTCTCGGAGGCATCCAACATTGGCGTTGTTTGTGGAGCCATCTCGAACAACCTTGTTGTGTTGGACTTTGAGGATATGGAGACATTTGAGAAGTGGTTCCCAGACGAAGATAAACGCGATAAGCTCCTCAGGGAGACGCTAGTAGTTAGGTCTGGGTCTGGCAGGGGCATACATGTCTATCTCTTCAACGACTCTGCCGTCAAGACGAGGAGGGGGCACGAGGAAGGAATCATCGATATGGACGTGCAAGGCGAGGGAACAATCGTTGTAATGCCCCCTTCAATTCATCCAAGCGGTGGACAGTATGAAATCATTAGCGAGACGACTAACATCATGAGCGTCCGAGGGCTGGAAGCCACCGTCATGGAGCGCTTCGCTGAGTTCGGGTTAAGAAAGTCTGGCATAACAGTTCCACAAGCCATCAAAGGAGTCAAGGAGGGTAGTCGACATACCGCCGCCCTTAAGATAGCCAACTTCTTGATTCATGTCAGCAAACTGGACAGCACCTCGACTCTCTCCATGCTCAAGGTATGGGCTGAGAAGTGCGACCCGCCATACACAGACCTGCGCGACCTAGAGCGCGTCGTTGAGGACGCAGTCAACTACTCACCGGGTGGCCAAACCCCTCTGGAACCCATACCAGACATCGTTAGAAAGGAAGCTGAGAGGATACTCGAGGCTCCTAGTCCTCTGCTTGAGCTGAGAAGGGTGCTGGACCACGTCATAGTCCGGGAAATCCGAAACAAGCTCTATGTCTTCATAGTGTTGCTTTCGGGGCTCCGCAATGACGCCGGGGAAAAGCAAATCGTGGTTCTGAAGGGGGAACCAGGGGGTGGAAAGTCCCATCTTGCAAATGTATTGACAGGACCTTTCAAGACCAAGAAGATTGCCCGCTTCTCTGAGCACGGTTTAGACTACAGCAATCTGTCGAACTTCAACATCCTGTACATTCAGGAAATGCTGGGGCTGGAGAATGACCAGAAGATGGGAATCTCGACTGTGAGGTTCCTCTCGGGCGACGACCAGGGGTACACGATCGAGGTAGCCGCCAAGGACCCGGAAACTGGACAGATGGGAACGGTACAGCGCACCATACCATCAATGAGCATGATCACTACAAGCACTGTGGTCCATCTGGAGCGTCAGTTCGAGCGGCGAACCCACATCATCAATGTAGACGAGAGTGCTGACACAACCAGAGAGGTCATCCATTACAAGGCACAGCGTGAAAGTGAGAAACTTCAGGTCCTGACTGGCGAGAAGAAACCCCTCAGGACGGACCTACTCCTGCGAGCCTTGATAGAACTGTTGCAGGACTCCGACATCATAGTCACCACGGCTGAGACGCTTGGGGAGATTCTCGATACAAAGGTTCTACGGGCGAGGGGAGACTACGACAAAGTCTTAGTACTCACCAAGCTCATTGCACTGCTGCACTACAGGCAACGCCCCTACGCCTTGGTCGGGGGCCGCAGAGTCATATTCACCCTCCCCCAGGATGCTTACTACGCCCTCCAGATAGGACGGGACCCCATTCTCAGCATGGCAACGGGACTGGAGAAGAGGCTGAGAGATGTGCTCCCCGAGTTGGAGAAGCTCCGTTCCTTCGAGACTATCTTCCGAACGCGTTCAACAACAGAGAATGTCTCGGGCTTTACTGCAAGTGACTTGGCAGAACACATAGGAGTTGGCGACAAGCGGGCTCTACAATTACTCCATGCCTTCGAGGAGCAAGGGATTGTCAATGTGTCGTCCACCCATGGACGCACATACATCTGGAAGGTAAGAATTTCTCCCGAGGAAATGGAATTGAAGCTCAAAGCAAAGGAAATCTTCGATGTTTCCCCTGAATTACGCGCTAAACTCGAAAACGAGGCGAGAAACTACTTTGCTCAGAACAAGCAACTTGCAGTTCCCGCAGGGGCACTTCGCATCATTCCCGAGGATTGGTTCGATAGACCAACGGGCACCCTAACTGACTACACCGTAGAGGCCCGGGACTGGTCAGTATTTCGGAATCCCATAGCCAAATACGAACTCTGGGACTTCGATTCTACGCCAGAGGCGGAAGACCGTCTGAAAGATATTGTCACGGGGTCCTGGAAGGCCGAAGCGCTCAAGGGATACGAAGAAGCTCGAGACCGGCTCAGGAAAGAATTCATAGGTAATGGGCCACGGAGCGAGGACGGGCTGTGGCACTCCGTCAAGCAGTTGGATTGGACCTACAGCAAAATCAAGAATCTCCAAGCAAAGAGTGGGCGTGGTCAAGACGATACCTCAGAAGACAAGTTCATGCTGGGCTTGACCCTCTTTCTCGTCGATATGGCACTCAGGGAGCTCGATCCATACAGTTGGCCTCCGACCCTGAACATGGTTACCACCTCACACACGAGACTTCGGAAAGCCCTCGCTTATCTGCGAGGTGCGTTCCAACTCTTCGACGCCAATTACCTTTCTGTTTCACTAGAAGTGGAAGCCATACCGAACAAGGAGTACAACATGCGGACGCCCACCATATGGAAAGAGTTGCGTGATGCTGTTGTTGGGATCGGCGCATACCTGAGGAGAGAAGATCAGATTCCTTGA
- a CDS encoding DGQHR domain-containing protein, which translates to MKYTITDILNLFGHSGIQSIHIEGIRFDLLEKTQLVKMGKRRKREGTQGELDLMAYSERVVWLIEWTTQKWGVRENDSLPRDFDAFVQNFERLDQNRVLLKNLIDKVEKKFGRNLGIDATKCLLVGIYVDPYISSVPCKTLEGRIPRQQKSIFVWDSDKFEYFKAISGTIRKYARFELFDYFGLKPPEVLPPIEAETRRATVPFESIKIDSGVFGHTTFTFKISPRSLLERSYVLRNEGWRSDSFQRMVSPGKLASIRNYLIQTGNVSFANNIVISPSPQTDPDEIFREPEVTAHRQNPAVVPINLPYMFGSFCILDGQHRLMAFTQDFYGLTDSREKSNDQKIGSMAETSEIIATLVLFRGDQKSILKEQARLFRDINSNQTRVKSDFLYNLQEIIEPLDPEAIGNKTIRYLNDLDDGAFHDRIEIKSLPAYKGRIKRSSIVRWGLAELVDPKGKYFAKVFGRPVTENNLADYVQFCGDKLDDYFKAVREVFTQSVGKDIWGHWRRTGYMYLSSSGIVGFLRLYRHFVVSKLIDMQEKMTNRLRYVDVSFKKDEYLYTSSQWARLEAAMYRPISLKHPDFGDKALLKPGLLEEAEAKSKQAKVVSKEIKQHVTSPTIIATRSTRAKSRRA; encoded by the coding sequence ATGAAATACACCATAACAGATATTCTCAATTTGTTCGGACATTCTGGCATTCAGTCAATTCATATCGAAGGCATCCGGTTTGACTTGTTAGAAAAGACTCAGCTAGTCAAAATGGGAAAACGGAGGAAGAGAGAGGGTACACAAGGCGAATTGGATTTGATGGCTTACTCGGAGAGAGTTGTATGGCTGATCGAGTGGACCACACAAAAGTGGGGAGTCAGAGAGAACGACTCTTTACCCAGGGATTTCGATGCTTTCGTCCAGAATTTCGAGAGACTCGATCAGAACCGAGTACTACTCAAGAACCTAATTGACAAAGTTGAGAAGAAATTCGGTCGAAACCTCGGAATTGATGCCACGAAATGTCTCTTGGTTGGGATCTATGTTGACCCATACATTTCCAGTGTGCCATGCAAAACGCTCGAAGGGAGGATTCCACGCCAACAGAAATCGATCTTTGTCTGGGATTCAGACAAGTTTGAATATTTCAAGGCGATCAGCGGGACCATTAGGAAGTACGCCAGATTCGAACTGTTCGACTATTTTGGTCTCAAGCCTCCTGAAGTCTTACCGCCTATTGAGGCAGAGACCAGAAGGGCAACTGTTCCATTCGAATCAATCAAGATCGATTCCGGTGTATTCGGGCATACCACATTCACATTCAAGATAAGTCCACGCTCACTCCTAGAACGCAGTTATGTCCTGAGAAACGAAGGATGGAGAAGCGATAGCTTTCAAAGAATGGTTAGTCCTGGGAAACTCGCCAGCATAAGGAACTATCTCATTCAGACAGGAAACGTGTCGTTTGCCAACAACATCGTAATCAGCCCCTCACCACAGACAGATCCCGATGAGATATTCAGAGAACCCGAGGTCACTGCCCACAGGCAGAACCCGGCTGTTGTTCCAATCAATCTTCCTTACATGTTTGGGAGTTTCTGCATTCTCGACGGTCAGCATAGATTAATGGCATTCACCCAGGACTTCTACGGTCTGACTGATTCGCGTGAAAAATCCAATGACCAGAAAATAGGTTCAATGGCGGAAACCTCAGAAATAATCGCTACGTTGGTATTGTTCCGTGGTGATCAGAAGAGTATCCTGAAGGAACAAGCCAGGTTGTTTAGAGACATCAATTCTAACCAGACGCGCGTCAAATCAGACTTCCTTTACAACTTACAGGAGATAATCGAACCGCTTGATCCTGAGGCCATTGGCAATAAGACGATTCGATATTTGAATGACCTTGATGATGGAGCCTTTCATGATAGAATCGAGATCAAGTCTTTGCCAGCATACAAAGGCAGGATCAAGAGATCGTCGATTGTCCGTTGGGGCTTGGCTGAGCTGGTAGATCCCAAAGGAAAATACTTTGCAAAAGTATTTGGACGGCCCGTAACCGAAAATAATTTGGCAGATTACGTCCAATTCTGTGGCGATAAGTTGGACGATTATTTCAAGGCGGTAAGGGAAGTATTCACTCAGAGTGTCGGTAAGGACATTTGGGGGCATTGGAGGAGGACAGGGTACATGTACCTCTCATCATCAGGTATAGTGGGGTTCCTTCGTCTGTATCGTCACTTCGTCGTTAGCAAACTGATCGACATGCAAGAGAAGATGACGAATAGGCTCCGGTACGTAGATGTTTCATTCAAGAAGGACGAGTACCTGTACACCTCCAGTCAGTGGGCGAGACTAGAAGCCGCGATGTATCGACCGATATCTCTGAAACATCCTGACTTTGGAGATAAAGCCTTGCTGAAACCTGGCCTGCTGGAGGAAGCGGAAGCGAAATCTAAGCAAGCGAAGGTTGTGTCCAAGGAAATCAAACAACACGTCACTAGTCCGACCATCATAGCGACCCGATCTACTCGTGCAAAATCTCGCCGCGCATAA
- a CDS encoding DNA methyltransferase: protein MTALLHSFPEEQGVVVPKEDCIHLLIMGDVEASIKLLPDDSIDLIVTDPPYNRGLNYGVATDRRKPTEYFAWCERWLEECARVLSKKGSMYLISYPEINARLLPYIQDELELKFRRWITWHYPTNIGHSKKNFTRSQRSILFITKGNDYVFHRRRLIQHYKNPTVSKVKKRMKVGLRGRVAYDLLHTLDLIELNDGLDVEGMVDVLSFNLLKNVSHDRFNEEHPCQLPLTLLRLLIGTSSSKNDVVLDPFAGTFTVAKVANELGRNSVGIEVNPTYVELGKRRLA, encoded by the coding sequence ATGACGGCCCTCCTGCATTCTTTTCCTGAAGAACAGGGAGTTGTGGTACCAAAAGAGGACTGTATCCACTTGCTCATAATGGGAGATGTTGAAGCCTCGATCAAACTACTGCCAGACGATTCGATCGATCTTATCGTGACGGATCCACCATACAACAGGGGATTGAACTACGGGGTGGCTACAGACCGACGCAAGCCCACCGAGTATTTTGCCTGGTGTGAAAGATGGTTGGAGGAATGTGCCAGAGTTCTGAGCAAGAAGGGATCCATGTACCTGATCAGCTATCCTGAGATAAACGCACGACTATTGCCATACATTCAAGACGAGCTTGAGCTCAAGTTCAGACGATGGATCACGTGGCATTATCCAACAAATATCGGTCACTCAAAGAAGAACTTTACACGCAGTCAGCGATCAATCCTTTTCATTACAAAGGGCAATGACTACGTCTTTCACAGGAGAAGACTGATCCAGCATTACAAAAACCCGACCGTGTCGAAAGTCAAGAAGAGGATGAAGGTTGGGCTTCGAGGGCGAGTGGCATACGACCTGTTGCACACGCTCGATTTGATCGAGCTGAATGACGGTCTCGATGTCGAAGGCATGGTCGATGTTCTGAGTTTCAACCTTCTGAAGAATGTTTCACATGACCGGTTCAATGAAGAGCACCCATGTCAGTTGCCTCTTACGCTACTACGGTTGTTAATAGGAACCAGCAGCAGTAAGAATGATGTGGTGCTGGATCCTTTCGCCGGTACGTTCACAGTCGCCAAAGTTGCGAATGAATTAGGGCGAAATTCTGTAGGGATCGAGGTCAATCCCACATACGTAGAGCTTGGCAAGAGGCGGCTGGCATGA